ATCAACAGGAGGAAACTGGAATGCTCCAGCAGGAAATTCTCCGATTTTCAGATCTTTTTTACCAACAACCGTGCCTTACAGATATTTCCCGAAAATTACTGATATCATCAATAATACCACTACTATAGGTGAGATTTTACCATCGTATGCAAGAACAATGGAGTTCAGATTAACAGTAAGAGATAATAATCCGGGTTGTGCGGGAGTTGCCAACGATGATGCTAGTATTGTTGTTGATGGGAATTCAGGGCCATTCACAGTGACAGCACCGGGTACTGCAGTAAGCTGGACAGGCAACAGTACACAGACCATAACATGGAATGTAGCAAATACTGCTGCTGCTCCTGTAAGCTGTGCCAATGTAAGTATCTATCTTTCTACTGACGGAGGCTTCACTTATCCAATCACAATTTTAGCTTCTACACCTAATGATGGCTCAGAAACCATCACTATCCCTGATGTAAATACAACACAGGCCAGAATTATGGTGGCAGGAGAAGGAAATGTATTTTTTAATATTAACCCTGTTAATTTTACAATTAATAAAGAAGTCTTAGGCGTTAATGAAATATCCGGAAATAAAGATGTATTTGCGGTATATCCTAACCCAAGCAAGGGAATCCTTAATATTAAATTTGCTAAACAAAACGAAACATACGATGTTACAGTATATGATGTAAGCGGAAGACTGGTATTCACTCAGCAGAATAATAAACTTAATCAGGATAAAGTAGGGACTTTCAACCTTACCGAACTGGTAAAAGGAAATTATTTAGTAAAAGTTAAAACCAAAGACTTTGAACAAACTGTAAAGTGGATTAAAGAATAAACAATTTTTAAATAAACTAATTGGGTAAAAAAAGCTGTTTTCACACATTGTGAAAACAGCTTTTTTAATTATTTAAAAATATAATCTTTCTATTTTAGATCAATTGAACTTGCTCTTTGGTTTTAGTCAGAACTTATAATTATTTTACAAGTTTCAGATACTGCTTGTTTTTCACCAGCCAAAGACCAATAAACGTTAGCAGCCCGTTAAGAACAATCAATTCCACGCCAATTCTGTAATCAGTGTATGTTGTAACGGCCAAATTGATAAAATAAGTAATAACAGGGGCTAAAATGGTAACCGCAAGAATAGAATACTTTCTGGAAATCTGAAATTTCGTAAAAATCCCAAAAGCAAAAAGTCCTAAAAGAGGTCCATATGTGTAACCGGCAATTTCCATGATCAGATACACAATAGATTTGTCATTCAATGCTTTGAAAATCATAATTAAGATGAAGAAAACTACAGTGAAAATCAAATGCACTTTCATACGAAGGTGTTTCTTTTCTTTTTCTGTTTTCGTCTTATCTTCATTAAGGTTAAGAAGGTCTACACAGTATGAACTTGTTACTGCAGTCAAAGCCCCGTCAGCAGAAGGGAATAATGCTGAAATAAGTCCGATAATAAAAATAATGGAAATAAACATCGGGAAATATCCCTGAAGAGATAAAGCCGGGAAAAGGTCATCCCCCATGATATTTTTAATATTGCCTGCTGAATCTTTGAACCCAAAAATATTAGTTACCGTCTCAGCGTTTATTGTTCCATATTCTGCACCGTTCTGAAGTGCAAAAAGATATAATAATCCACCTAAAAACAGGAATGCCAGATTCACAATAAGTAGAGTTCCTGCGAAAGTCAGCATATTTTTCTTTGAATTTTTAAGGTTATCCACCGAGATGTTTTTCTGCATCATTTCCTGATCCAGACCTGTCATCGCAATAGTAATAAAAATTCCGCCTAAAATGGTTTTAAGGAAAAATGTCTTGGAATTCGGATCAAAATTGATGAAATGCGTGTAATTTTTCTGCCCTAAAATAGTATAAGCTTCCCCAAAAGAAAGATTTAGATTCGAAAGAATAAAAATAATACAGGCCACCAAACTGATAATCATGAAAGAAGTCTGTAAAGTATCTGTAATCACAATCGTTTTTACCCCTCCCTCAAAAGTATATAAAAGGACCATCAGCAAAAGGACCATCGAAGTTACCCAAAACGGAACCCCTAGACCTTCCAGTAAGAAGATCTGCAATACATTGACTACAAGGTATAGCCTTGCTGTAGCACCAATTGCTCTTGAAATGATAAAAAATATTGATCCTATTTTGTGAGCTTCTACATTGAATCTTCTCCCCAAATAGGTATAAATGGAAGTCAGGTTCATCTTATAATACAATGGCAGTAACACCGCAGCCACAATAAAATACCCGATGAAAAAACCAATCACCATCATATAATATTCAAAACCTCCGTAGATATACTCGGAGCCGGTCATCTTACCTACCGTTCCCGGAACTGAAATGAAAGTAACCCCACTAAGGCTGGTTCCTATCATTCCGAATGCCACAAGCCACCATTTGCTTTTCTTGTTGCCGATAAAAAATGACTGGTTATCAGAATTACGGCTGGTAAAATAAGAAATCACCAAAAGACCGATAAAGTAGATAAAAACAAATAGCAAAAGGATAGTTCCTGGATTCATGCTTTAATTTTAAATTTTAGCAAATATATAAAAAAGATCACTCGTGAATCGTGAATTTACTTCACAGTCAGTTTTTATAGATATATAATCCCGTTTTGCTGAACAATAAAACAAAAAACCTTTCAAAATTTACTTCTGAAAGGCTTATATGGTAAGGGGTGGAAAAGTGATTAATTCACCAAAACATCCTGAATATCCTCACTCTTTTGAAAACTCGCTTTCGCAAAAGGGCAGAGGGGGATAATCTTTTTCCCGTTCTTCCGGGCAAAATCTACAGCTGCCAAAAGCATTTCTTTACCTACACCTTTTCCGTTGTAGGCTTCTTCCACCTCCGTGTGGTCAATAATAAATCTTTCTTCTCCTGCCCAGGTATAAGTCATCATTCCTGCGCGTCTTCCGTCTATGAAAGCTTCAAAACTTCCGTGTTTTTCGTCGTTGTTTTGTTTTACTTCGATCATACTATGAGAATTTAGTTAATATTTCTATGTCGTTAGTTAGTATTTTATGAACAGGGCAGGCATCAGCAATAATGTGCAGTCTTTTTAGCTGCTCATCATCCAGAATCCCTTCAAAGGTGATATCTCTTTTGAAAACTGCTCTTTTGGTGAGTGGATAATTTTCGAGTTCTACTTCCACATGGATATTTTCCACATCCCATTCTTTCCTTTCGATATACATTCTGAGAGTAGCAGCTGTACAGCTTGCCAGAGAAGTGGCCAGAATTTCCAGAGGATTGAACCCTTTATTCTGTCCGCCTTTATCGATAGGCTCATCAGTAATGATCTGGTTTTCGCCAGCCGTTACCTCCGTATAATATTTTGTTTTTCCTAAACTTGCTTTTACCGTTACCGCCATTATTTTTCTGTGTTGAATTTATAACTTAATGCTCCGGAAGGGCATTGGTCTATCTGCTCTTTAAGTTCTTCCGGGGTTGCATTTTCTGCCTTTATCCAGGGTCTCTCTTTAGGATTGTAGACCTTTGGAAGCATTTTTACGCATACAGTTGAGTGGATACACTTCTGGGGCTGCCAGATGACAGTGATGGGACCGTTGGTATATTCGTGTATTTCCATATTAATTTTCTTTTAATGATTTTTCGATTCTTCTGTCCGGAATCAGCCATATGAGCGCCACGATATAATAAAAACCTATGGCAATATAAGGATAAAAAAAAGAAGTTGCTATGCCGAGTACATAAAATATAATCGATATATATTCTTTAGATTTTGAATGTATAGCCTCTTTGAGCTGTGAATTTTCACCTTCATACCTTATAATCAGATTTTCCAGAATAGTGTAGGCAATGGCGGACATAATGAGCACCATTCCATAAGCTGCAACAGGATTTTCTGCAAAACCGGTTGTTCCGATCCATTCCGTAGCGATAGGCATCAGGGATAGCCAGAATAAAAGATGAAGATTAGCCCAAAGAATACTGCCGTTAACCTTCTTTACCGTTTGAAACAAATGATGGTGATTGTTCCAATAGATTCCTATATAAATAAAACTGAAAATATAAGCCAAAAACTTTGGGAGAAGAGGTTTGAGGCTGGTCCAGGTATTCCCTTCCGGTACTTTTAGCTCAAGCACCATAATGGTAATAATAATGGCAAGTACACCATCACTGAAAGCCTCTAATCTCCCTTTAGTCATTGTTTTTAACCTGGATTTTAAAATTTTCTATTTTGTTCTTCAGGTCTGTAAGCATATCAGGGTTGATCACTCCGCTTTCCATATCAAAATTTTCATAGAATTTAGGGAGTGAAAAAGTATCCCTGATATCTGCTGCAAACTGTGGGAAAAATGTCTTCGCCGTATTCATTACATTTCCTCCGCCATAGCCTCCCGGAGAAGTACTCATCAGAAACATAGGTTTGTTTTGAAATACCTTTACATTGATTCTTGATGCCCAGTCAAAAATATTTTTAAAAGCAGCGCTGTAAGATCTGTTGTGCTCAGCAAGAGAGCAGATAATAACATCACATTCTTCAATCACTTTTAAAAACTGATGAGCGCTGTCCGGAAATCCTTTCTTTTCGAGATCTACAGAAAAAACGGGCATCGTGAAATCGTTGAGGTCAATCAGGTTGATTTCCTGATCCTGAAAATCCCGCAGTACAAACTTTACCAGTTCTCTGTTGATGGAGGTGGAAGAAGTGCTTCCTGCAAATGCTAATATTTTCATGGCTTTTGTCATCCGGTACGGATATTATTTTCTGTTTAAAATGGCTTTTGGAAGCGGAACATATTCCTGGTCATCACCTGGTACCAATGGAAAGGCTTCGTGGTTCTGGTCGTTCCAGTTTACTTTAGCCTGGTCAATCACTTCCTTATCAGAATTAACGAAGTTCCAGAATATAAAACGTTCTTCATCAAAAGGCTCGCCGCCAAAAAGATAAACAGTACCGTTTTCACTCATCTCAAACTCACAAAGCTTGGTATCTTTGGCGATCATCAGCTGTTTTGAACCATAAGAATTTCCATCAGCAGTTACCGTTCCGTCCAGAACATACATGGCTGCCTCCCCATAAAGATCTTTACCAATGCTTATTTTTTTCGCTTCTTTGGTTTTGATCTCAATAAAAAATAATTGGCTGTGTACAGGAACAGGAGATATTCTTCCAAATGCTTCACCCGCAATTAATTTATATTGAATGCCGTCTTCTTCCCAAACCGGAATATCATCCGCTTCAATATGGTGGAAGGTAGGCTCTGCCTGTTCAAGA
This genomic window from Chryseobacterium sp. MEBOG06 contains:
- a CDS encoding sodium:solute symporter produces the protein MNPGTILLLFVFIYFIGLLVISYFTSRNSDNQSFFIGNKKSKWWLVAFGMIGTSLSGVTFISVPGTVGKMTGSEYIYGGFEYYMMVIGFFIGYFIVAAVLLPLYYKMNLTSIYTYLGRRFNVEAHKIGSIFFIISRAIGATARLYLVVNVLQIFLLEGLGVPFWVTSMVLLLMVLLYTFEGGVKTIVITDTLQTSFMIISLVACIIFILSNLNLSFGEAYTILGQKNYTHFINFDPNSKTFFLKTILGGIFITIAMTGLDQEMMQKNISVDNLKNSKKNMLTFAGTLLIVNLAFLFLGGLLYLFALQNGAEYGTINAETVTNIFGFKDSAGNIKNIMGDDLFPALSLQGYFPMFISIIFIIGLISALFPSADGALTAVTSSYCVDLLNLNEDKTKTEKEKKHLRMKVHLIFTVVFFILIMIFKALNDKSIVYLIMEIAGYTYGPLLGLFAFGIFTKFQISRKYSILAVTILAPVITYFINLAVTTYTDYRIGVELIVLNGLLTFIGLWLVKNKQYLKLVK
- a CDS encoding GNAT family N-acetyltransferase — encoded protein: MIEVKQNNDEKHGSFEAFIDGRRAGMMTYTWAGEERFIIDHTEVEEAYNGKGVGKEMLLAAVDFARKNGKKIIPLCPFAKASFQKSEDIQDVLVN
- a CDS encoding OsmC family protein, which encodes MAVTVKASLGKTKYYTEVTAGENQIITDEPIDKGGQNKGFNPLEILATSLASCTAATLRMYIERKEWDVENIHVEVELENYPLTKRAVFKRDITFEGILDDEQLKRLHIIADACPVHKILTNDIEILTKFS
- a CDS encoding (4Fe-4S)-binding protein, translating into MEIHEYTNGPITVIWQPQKCIHSTVCVKMLPKVYNPKERPWIKAENATPEELKEQIDQCPSGALSYKFNTEK
- a CDS encoding TMEM175 family protein, encoding MTKGRLEAFSDGVLAIIITIMVLELKVPEGNTWTSLKPLLPKFLAYIFSFIYIGIYWNNHHHLFQTVKKVNGSILWANLHLLFWLSLMPIATEWIGTTGFAENPVAAYGMVLIMSAIAYTILENLIIRYEGENSQLKEAIHSKSKEYISIIFYVLGIATSFFYPYIAIGFYYIVALIWLIPDRRIEKSLKEN
- a CDS encoding NADPH-dependent FMN reductase, translated to MKILAFAGSTSSTSINRELVKFVLRDFQDQEINLIDLNDFTMPVFSVDLEKKGFPDSAHQFLKVIEECDVIICSLAEHNRSYSAAFKNIFDWASRINVKVFQNKPMFLMSTSPGGYGGGNVMNTAKTFFPQFAADIRDTFSLPKFYENFDMESGVINPDMLTDLKNKIENFKIQVKNND
- a CDS encoding pirin family protein — encoded protein: MSNIGLIIEEKAADIGNFLVGRLLPFREKRAVGPFVFIDHMGPSELKDYQNLDVPPHPHIGLSTLTYLLEGSIFHRDSIGSSVEIKPGAVNWMTAGKGVVHSERTPEYLRHSDKSLHGFQIWVGLPKHLEQAEPTFHHIEADDIPVWEEDGIQYKLIAGEAFGRISPVPVHSQLFFIEIKTKEAKKISIGKDLYGEAAMYVLDGTVTADGNSYGSKQLMIAKDTKLCEFEMSENGTVYLFGGEPFDEERFIFWNFVNSDKEVIDQAKVNWNDQNHEAFPLVPGDDQEYVPLPKAILNRK